The Bradyrhizobium guangxiense genomic sequence GTTCGCGCGTTGACAAATTACGCGCCATGTTGACAAATTACGGAAAATACGAAGTTGCCTTGACGGTACGCTGCTCCTGTGGTCTCATGTTCCCGGGAATCAGAAAGGGGCTTGCATCACATGCTCGATACGATCCGCGCCAACTTTCCTGGCTTCGTTGCGCTGCACACTCTCGCTGACTTGGACAAATACGAGGACGCGGTCGAGGCGTTCGCCTGCGGTGGAAGCCGCAGCGAATTCATGGCTTCCCTATTCGGGCTCGGCATTCCGGCAGATCAGATTCGGATCCTGGCGAGCTATCCGGGCCGATCTCTGCCGGGCACCGTTTGCTTCGAATAGCACCTCGACAATCAGGTGGCGCTTGCGGCATCCTACAACCCTTAGAATGGGCAACGGGGGCCGACGTCTTGAGTGAAGGTTGGTACTACGCCAATGGCGATCAATCCTTGGGACCGGTATCGATCCAAGAGCTGGTGCGAGCTTTAAACTTACTTTCGGAGCCCGGCGCGGCGCTGATTTGGAAAAATGGGTTCTCTGAATGGCAAGCCGCACGGTCGGTGCCTGAAGTCGCGGCCTGGTTGGGGCAAAGACCTCCTCAGATTAGACCGACACCGCGTTTAGAGACGCCCAAAGCCAGGCGGGTCGTCCGGACAGAAAAGCGCAAGCGCGGGTTTTTCGGCTGGCTGTTTTTGATTGTTTTTCTTCTATTCAACGGCCTGATGGCGGCGTGGTTGTTTTCCTACTGGTCCCAAGTCCTGCCGATGACGACAAATGGAAGCGATGCAGGACGAGCGGGTGCTGCTATCGGAACGACAATGGGAACTGGGCTCATCCTTTCGCTTTGGACCTGCGGCAGTCTCGTGCTCGGTCTCTTTGTGCTCTTCACCAGAGGACGCAAAGTCATCGTTGAGGAAGAGCGCAATTGATGCCCCGATCGAAAGGGAGCAGTTAACGCGCCGTTAGTTTACTCGGCGTGCCTTTCGTGTATAATAGCGTCATCCACCCGCCTGCGGCTTGAGTGCCCGCCGGCGGGGTTTTTTGCGTTCACCCGTGGAGGCAGAATGTTGACAGTATCTGAGTTTTGCGAGCGCCACCGCATTGGCCGTCGGACATTCTACCGGCTTCTTGCCGATGGCCAAGGACCGCGAGTGGTGCGGATTGGCAAACGAAGTACCCGCATCACCGAGGCCGCAGCGGCCGAATGGCTTGCAGCACACGAGTCTGCCCCAGCCAGCGCGTAGCTCTCAAAGAAGGAAGAGGGAAAATGAAAACCGGACGTATCATCTCCTACAACAACGACCGCGGTTTTGGATGGCTCCGCAACAGCGATGGCGGG encodes the following:
- a CDS encoding DUF4339 domain-containing protein produces the protein MSEGWYYANGDQSLGPVSIQELVRALNLLSEPGAALIWKNGFSEWQAARSVPEVAAWLGQRPPQIRPTPRLETPKARRVVRTEKRKRGFFGWLFLIVFLLFNGLMAAWLFSYWSQVLPMTTNGSDAGRAGAAIGTTMGTGLILSLWTCGSLVLGLFVLFTRGRKVIVEEERN
- a CDS encoding helix-turn-helix domain-containing protein, with the protein product MLTVSEFCERHRIGRRTFYRLLADGQGPRVVRIGKRSTRITEAAAAEWLAAHESAPASA